In Doryrhamphus excisus isolate RoL2022-K1 chromosome 7, RoL_Dexc_1.0, whole genome shotgun sequence, one genomic interval encodes:
- the mest gene encoding mesoderm-specific transcript homolog protein isoform X2, translated as MKEWWIHVSLICIPLLAVYLYIPPPQLSPALHKWHNGGRVFAFRGSNIFYRDSHGALGSSDVVVLLHGFPTSSYDWNKIWEPLTQRFNRVIALDFLGFGFSDKPRPHRYSIFEQATVVEALVAHLGLANQRVNLVSHDYGDTVALELLYRSDQNRTGHLTINSLCLSNGGLFPETHHPRLLQMLLKDSSFLAPVLMRLTNYMVFQKGLGEVFGPYTQPTDAEFWDMWTGLRYNDGNLVLDSVLQYINQRLKHRERWVGALTSTAVPLHMIYGPLDPVNPHPHFIRLYQQLVQRSTISVLDEHISHYPQLEDPTGFLNAYFNFIHSF; from the exons ATGAAAGAGTGGTGGATACACGTCTCTTTGATCTGCATTCCGCTGCTCGCCGTCTACCTGTACATCCCGCCGCCTCAGCTGTCACCTGCGCTGCATAAGTGGCACAATGGCGGCCGAGTGTTCGCGTTCAGAGGCAGCAACATCTTCTACAGAG ACTCTCATGGCGCTTTAGGGAGCTCAGACGTCGTCGTCCTTCTCCACGGCTTCCCCACCTCCAGCTATGACTGGAATAAG ATTTGGGAGCCACTCACTCAACGCTTCAACCGCGTCATCGCGTTGGACTTCCTGGGCTTCGGCTTCAGTGATAAGCCA AGACCGCACAGGTACTCCATCTTTGAGCAAGCCACTGTGGTGGAAGCCCTGGTGGCCCACTTAGGTCTGGCCAATCAGCGCGTCAACCTGGTGTCACATGACTATGGCGACACGGTGGCGCTTGAGCTGCTCTACAG GAGCGACCAGAACCGCACGGGTCACCTGACCATCAACAGCCTGTGTCTCTCCAACGGAG GCTTATTTCCAGAAACCCACCACCCTCGCCTGCTGCAGATG CTCCTCAAGGACTCCAGTTTCCTGGCTCCGGTCCTGATGCGTCTCACCAACTACATGGTCTTCCAGAAGGG GCTCGGCGAGGTGTTTGGGCCGTACACGCAACCCACCGACGCTGAATTCTGGGACATGTGGACAGGGCTGCGCTACAATGATGGCAACCTGGTTTTGGACAG TGTTCTGCAGTACATCAACCAGAGGTTAAAGCACAGAGAGAGATGGGTCGGCGCCCTCACGTCCACCGCCGTCCCGT TGCACATGATCTACGGCCCCCTGGATCCCGTCAACCCTCATCCCCACTTCATCCGTCTTTACCA GCAGCTGGTGCAGCGGTCAACCATCAGCGTTCTAGATGAGCACATCAGCCACTACCCTCAGCTGGAAGACCCCACTGGCTTCCTCAATGCTTACTTTaatttcattcactcattctgA
- the mest gene encoding mesoderm-specific transcript homolog protein isoform X1, whose amino-acid sequence MKEWWIHVSLICIPLLAVYLYIPPPQLSPALHKWHNGGRVFAFRGSNIFYRDSHGALGSSDVVVLLHGFPTSSYDWNKIWEPLTQRFNRVIALDFLGFGFSDKPSRCHFAQRPHRYSIFEQATVVEALVAHLGLANQRVNLVSHDYGDTVALELLYRSDQNRTGHLTINSLCLSNGGLFPETHHPRLLQMLLKDSSFLAPVLMRLTNYMVFQKGLGEVFGPYTQPTDAEFWDMWTGLRYNDGNLVLDSVLQYINQRLKHRERWVGALTSTAVPLHMIYGPLDPVNPHPHFIRLYQQLVQRSTISVLDEHISHYPQLEDPTGFLNAYFNFIHSF is encoded by the exons ATGAAAGAGTGGTGGATACACGTCTCTTTGATCTGCATTCCGCTGCTCGCCGTCTACCTGTACATCCCGCCGCCTCAGCTGTCACCTGCGCTGCATAAGTGGCACAATGGCGGCCGAGTGTTCGCGTTCAGAGGCAGCAACATCTTCTACAGAG ACTCTCATGGCGCTTTAGGGAGCTCAGACGTCGTCGTCCTTCTCCACGGCTTCCCCACCTCCAGCTATGACTGGAATAAG ATTTGGGAGCCACTCACTCAACGCTTCAACCGCGTCATCGCGTTGGACTTCCTGGGCTTCGGCTTCAGTGATAAGCCA TCACGTTGTCATTTTGCTCAGAGACCGCACAGGTACTCCATCTTTGAGCAAGCCACTGTGGTGGAAGCCCTGGTGGCCCACTTAGGTCTGGCCAATCAGCGCGTCAACCTGGTGTCACATGACTATGGCGACACGGTGGCGCTTGAGCTGCTCTACAG GAGCGACCAGAACCGCACGGGTCACCTGACCATCAACAGCCTGTGTCTCTCCAACGGAG GCTTATTTCCAGAAACCCACCACCCTCGCCTGCTGCAGATG CTCCTCAAGGACTCCAGTTTCCTGGCTCCGGTCCTGATGCGTCTCACCAACTACATGGTCTTCCAGAAGGG GCTCGGCGAGGTGTTTGGGCCGTACACGCAACCCACCGACGCTGAATTCTGGGACATGTGGACAGGGCTGCGCTACAATGATGGCAACCTGGTTTTGGACAG TGTTCTGCAGTACATCAACCAGAGGTTAAAGCACAGAGAGAGATGGGTCGGCGCCCTCACGTCCACCGCCGTCCCGT TGCACATGATCTACGGCCCCCTGGATCCCGTCAACCCTCATCCCCACTTCATCCGTCTTTACCA GCAGCTGGTGCAGCGGTCAACCATCAGCGTTCTAGATGAGCACATCAGCCACTACCCTCAGCTGGAAGACCCCACTGGCTTCCTCAATGCTTACTTTaatttcattcactcattctgA